Part of the Bacteroidota bacterium genome is shown below.
AAGCGTCTTGTTAACCACAAGCAGTATTATTATATTGCTATTGCATACGCATACAACGAATTCAAAAAGTACGATCCGAATGATATTATGAGCCTTGACGGGCAGAAACAGCCATATAAGGCCGGACGTAAAGCAGCCACAGGTGGTATCAAAGTACTCACGGCTATTCCTCACATTTCTTCACCCGAGGCAGGTGGTACTATTATAAATGCAGAATATGGCGCAATGCCGAAAATCAGCCGTATTGAAGGACAAGGCAATGGAGGTCTCATCGTTGACCTAACTCAGGAATCTGTTGACCAGATTATGTCAGGTTCACCTTATACCGGCGGCACTATAGAGTATGACTATAATGCTGGACCGCTGAACATAAAAGTGATTGACCCGCTAAACATAGATAAGGCAGCCTATACCATTAAATTCCTTCCGCCACCCAGCGGCAATGTTGACTCCAGTAAATGGGTGCTTACAAATACAACTACCGGAGCTTCTTACAATTCTGAAACATCTATTAAAGTAGCCAATGAGCAATTACTGCTCGATATTGGATTAGCTGTAACCATTTCTCAGACCAAATTCCCGGGCGATCTTACAGGTGAGAACAACGGCTTCCTGGAATCTACCATTGCCTATGCCGATAGTTCCAAACAATGGCTTTGGGGTATTCCTGATAATGATAGTTATGCGGCTCTTAACTGGATTCACTCAGGTACCGTGCTTGATAAAACCGACGATAAAAACAGCGATTATTATAAGATGGTGGGCAATCCTGCCGACGCGGTATTTATTGATCCTAATGAAGATTATGAGAATGTAATAGGAGGCACCTGGGCACCCTACCGTTTAAGCTCCAAGTATGAAAACGGCCCTGCTTATGACAATCCCATCGCTTTCCCGGTAGCACTTGACCGTTTGAATGTATTGGCAAGTATTGACGTGATTATTACTAAAGACCAGTCGAAATGGACACGTTGCCCTGTAGTTGAGGAATGCGAAGATGTTAACTCAGCGTTGTCTGAAGGTCATGTTAAGAAATTTGACCTCAGAGCCGGACAAACTGACGGTGAAGTTGGTATGGGCTGGTTCCCCGGTTATGCAATTAATATTGAAACCGGCGAACGCCTGAACATGATGTTTGGCGAAGACTCATGGCTTGCCAACGAGAACGGTCGCGATATGCTTTGGAACCCAACCGGAAATATCTTCACTCCGCTCGGGCAACTGGTTATGGGTGGCAAACACTGGATCTATATTTTTGGTCACACCGGTGACGGTCCGAAAGATTGCCCCGCATATGATAAAGGCGTGTGGGCAAAAACAAATCTTTTAGGTGACTTTACCAAAAAACGTGAAGTGTACAGAAACCTTATGTGGGTAGGAAGCGGTCTGGTAAATCCAAACTACGCATTTAATGATCCCGCCAACATTCCAAGTGATGTAAAAATTAGGATACGAGTTACCAGACCTTACGCACAATACTACGCAACATCTATCACCGGCCCTACAACACCGGAAAACAACAACTATCCGATGTATGGATTCAGTACCGAAAATATGGCTACACAAACCGGAAACATAGGTGCTGCTGAAGGTGCTCTCGACTTGATTAATGTTGTTCCCAACCCGTATTTTGCATACTCTAATTATGAGATTAACCAATTAGACAACAGGATAAAAGTTACCAATCTCCCGGATAAATGTACCGTTACTATTTACACTGTAGGTGGAACACTCATCCGTCAGTTCAAGAAAGACGATCCGAAAACTTCGCTTGACTGGGATTTGAAAAATGCTGCAGGCATACCCATTGCAGGAGGATTGTATCTTATCCATGTTAAAGTTGACGGTGTAGGTGAAAAAGTTGTCAAATGGTTTGGTTCATTACGACCCATTGACCTTAACTCATTCTAATCAGCGAATAAATAAATTGTAGTACCATAATAATATCGTACCAGCATGAATAAATTTAAAAAATACGTGGCCATTGCAACATTACTTTGCACTACTGCCATGCCCATGAGTTCACTTTTTGCAGGCAACGACGACCGCGTTGGTGAGGCCGGCGCACAGGAACTGCTTATCAATCCCTGGGCTCGCAGTTCGGGTTGGGGTGGCGTAGGCACAGCATGTACACGCGGACTTGAAGCAATGTATACCAATATTGCCGGTTGTGCATTTACACAGAAAACCGAACTTATTTTCAGCCATACCATCTGGCTTCAGGGCTCGGGTGTCGGCATCAATACCTTTGGTATAACCCAGCGAGTGGGCGAAACAAGTGTAATTGGTTTGGGCGTAATGTCTATGTCTTTCGGAGACATTGACGTAACAACGGTTGATCTTCCTGAAGGTGGACTTGGAAAATTCACACCAAACCTCACGAACATCAACCTGTCGTATTCAAAAATGTTTTCAAACTCAATCTATGGCGGACTCAATATAAAAGTAGTTTCAGAAAAAATCGCCAATCTGAGTGTTCAGGGTTTTTGCTTTGATGCAGGAATCCAGTATATTACAGGTGAAAATGAGAACATCATGTTCGGTATCGCCCTTAAAAATGTTGGTCCTCGTATGAAATTCAGCGGTGACGGTCTTTCATTCAGAACAAATATGCCGGGCGGGCAATCAGGTCAGATGACCATTGAGAACCGTTCAGCAGAATTTGAAGTGCCGACATCACTTAACATTGGCGGCGCCTATGACATCCGTATTTCCGATGCACATCACCTTACTGTGGCGGCTAATTTTACTTCAAACTCTTTCTCGAAAGACCAGTTTATGCTTGGTCTCGAGTACCGTTTAATGCAATACCTCATGCTTAGAGGCGCTTATACATACGAAACCGGCATCACAGGCTCAGCTCCCGACCGCACAACATGGCTTACCGGCCCAAGTGGTGGATTGACCGTTCAGGTGCCGTTTAATAAAGCGAAAGGTTCATCTTTTGCAGTTGATTATTCATACAGGGCCACGAACCCATTTAATGGTATTCACAGCATTGGAGCACGTATAAACCTGTAAACATTATTTTATTTTCTTTATTTTGTAAAAGAGTCCCGTGCATTCGGGATTCTTTTTATTATTATCAGGCTACACCAAAAAATCATCACCATGGCAGAAGCAAGAAATTTCACCAAAGAAGGACTTGAATCCCTGAAAAAAGAACTTGACATCCTGATGTCGGTTGAGCGCCAGAAAATATCCAAAATGATTGCCGAAGCACGCGATAAGGGCGATCTTTCGGAAAATGCTGAATATGACGCTGCCAAAAATGCGCAGGGAATGCTTGAATTAAAAATAGCCAAGATGAAATCAATACTGAATAATGCGAAAGTAATTGATGAATCTAAACTTGACCTCAATAAAGTTCTGATACTTTGCACTGTAGAAATTAAAAATCTAAAAAACGGTGCAACCATGAAATATACACTTGTCCCTGAAAATGAGGCCAATCTGAAAGAAGGAAAACTATCAGTAGGTTCGCCTATTGCAGCAGGTTTGCTTGGAAAAAAAGTAGGTGATAAGGTAGAGATTAAAGTTCCTGCCGGAATTATTCCGTTTGAAATTATCAATATTTCACGACTAACCTAACCGGATTATGGCAACAATTTTCAGTCGAATTATTTCCGGAGAAATTCCCTGCCATAAAGTAGCAGAGAATGATCATTACTTTGCGTTTCTCGATATCAATCCTTTGGCGGCAGGGCATACACTGGTTGTGCCTAAAAAAGAAACGGATTATATTTTTGATATGGACGATGCCGATTATCTGGGACTTTGCGCTTTCGCAAAAACAGTTGCCCGTGGTATCGAAAAGGTTGTTCCCTGTAAGCGAATTGGAATTGCAGTTATTGGACTGGAAGTACCTCATGCGCACATTCACCTTGTACCAATGAATTCAATGTCGGATATTGATTTTAAAAAGCCCAAGTTAAAATTCACTGCAGATGAATTCTCTGTGATTGCAGCAGAAATTGCGGCAGCTATCTAAGCGCATTTTTTGAATAATATTCTTTTTCAAGATCATTAAACCACTCAATTCCAAACCGTCGTATCAAGGCCGTTTTTAGAAAGCGGTGCAGTGGAATTCCTTCCGCTTTTCCTTTTTGGAAGGCATCAGCGCAAATATGCCAACGATGCACATTCACAGCAGTAAAGTCATCATATTCCAACAGTCTTACAGGGTAAAGATGGCACGATATAGGCTTCTGAAACTCAATCATTCCGGCTAAATGAGCCTTTTCAATGGCACATCCGGCAATCCCATTTTCCCAGAGAACAAACGCACATTCGCCGCCTTTAATGAGCGGAGTCACCTTCTTTCCCTCTGTGTCGGTAGTATAAACACCATCCGTATCCACTACCTCCACCCCATCAGATTCCATATACGGCTTAATCAATTCAAGGCTGTCACCAATTATTTTAATTTCATCCGTTGTAAGCGGAGCCCCGGCGTCACCTTCAATACAGCATGATCCATTGCATTGCGGCAAATCGCAGCAGAAAAGAACCTCAAGGAGGTCATCAGAAATAACGGTGTTGTCTATAATAATCATAGTGCAAATTTATAAATTATGACCTTCCGTATTGTGATAATAAAACAACCGGTCCGTTCCATATCATTAATTCCAATAAATTTGCAGCATAAAACCAGCCATGATACGATTTCCGAACTGCAAAATAAATATTGGGTTAAACATTGTGTCGAAACGGAGCGACGGCTACCACGATATTGAAAGTATTTTTATTCCGGTAAACTGGTGCGATGTGCTGGAAATTATTCCGGCGTCAGACAGTATTCCCCGCCTGTTTTTGAGTGGAATTGAACTTGATGGCGAAACTGAAGATAACCTTTGTTTCAAAGCGTTCAGATTACTGGAAAAAAGCGTTCACATTCCACCGGTACACATTCACCTGCTTAAGAACATTCCGTCAGGAGCCGGTCTGGGTGGAGGTTCATCAGACGGAGCGTTTACGCTGCTTATGCTGGACGAACTCTTTGGTTTGGGTATAGGGACAGCAGAACTAAAAAACATCGCATTACAGCTCGGAAGCGACTGTCCTTTCTTCATAGACAACATCCCTGCCCTGGCGACCGGCAGGGGCGATATTCTGAGCCCTATAACAATATCGCTGCGGGGCTTGCATATTGTAATCATCAAACCGCCCGTCCATGTAAGCACAGCCCTCGCCTATTCAAAAGTTGTACTCGGAAAAACATTCGCATCCCTTGCATCGGCAATAACAAAGCCTATACCCGAGTGGCGCAACAACATTGTGAATGACTTTGAATCACCTGTTTTTGCAGCACATCCCATATTGGCATCCATAAAGGAAGACCTTTACCGCCAGGGTGCACTTTATGCTTCCATGAGCGGAAGTGGTTCGGCAGTATATGGAATATTTAAAGAAAAACCGGGACCGGAAATAGGTTTTCCCGGATGCACCAGTTGGCAAGCACCATTATAGATATTTCTGAATACGGAAACTCCTGAAAAATTATTTGGGGGCAATTCGTAAAAGATACAGACCGAGCAATCCATAAACAACGTTGGGCAGCCACACTGCCAGAAACGGAGGCAGGTTTCCGTAAGTGGCAAACGTTTCTGTGACACGCAGAAATAACACGAATGAGAAGGTGATGGCCATGCCAAAAGCAATATGAAGTCCTATTCCGCCTCTCACCTTACGACTGGAAACGGAAACACCAATAATTGTAAGAACTATTGAAGCAAACGGGAATGCAATGCGCCGGTGTTTTTCGACTTCGTAAAGCCGAATATTATCTGAACCTTTCATCTTTTCTTCGTCAATAAATGTACGGAGTTGTGAAAAATTCATTACGTCCATGTTATCATCCTTCCGGTAGAAATCACCGGGAGTGAGATTAAGTGCAGTATCCATTTTGCGTCCAAATACGAGCCTTTCCTGCATACCATTTACGAGCCTGATGCTGTAATCATTGATTGTCCATCGTGAAGTAGAACTGTCGTAGATTATCCTCGCAGCATTCATTTTATAGAACATTGACCCGCTGTTAAATTTCTCCATGGTGAAGTTATATCCGGTATTTGTTTCAACGGAGTATCGTTGAACATAAATGAATGTGCCGGGGCTAATCTGCATGTGGATATTTGTATTCGTATTGTGATATTTATTGCGGATATATGTATTTTTAAACGCGAGCATGTTTTTATTGGTAAGCGGAATGAGAAAATTCGCAAGGTAAAAAGACATCACGGTAAGAAAGAGTGCGCCAATCAGATATGGAACAAGCATTCGGCGGAAGCTGATACCGCCGCCCAAAATGGCCACAATCTCTGTGCGAGTCGCCATCTGAGATGTGAAAAAGACAACGGCAATGAAGGTAAACAGCGGACTAAACAGATTAACAAAATACGGGATAAAGTTCAGGTAATAATCAAAAATAATTCCGCTGAGCGGAGCCCGTGTTTCAATCAGATCATCAATATTTTCAGAGAGGTCGAAGATAACCACGATAATAATTATCAGCGACATAGACAGGAAAAAAGTGCCTAAAAATTTGCGGATAATATACAGGTCTATCTTTTTCATCAGTGCGCAAAGATAAATATAATACACAATAGCTCAGCCTGAGGTAGAGAACAAGAATTTTTCTTACGGATTTTACGAATAACCCGTCGCATATTTAAAGAAATTGTATCTTTCGGCGGTAAAACACATAACTGCTTTCGGAACTAACGAACCAATATGTGAATTCTCACAACTAAAAAACAACCTCATCATGACTAAAAAGACTGTGTTATTTTTTGTGTTTTTCTTGCTTTGTGCGCGCTTAACATTCGGATACGGATGGTTGGGACACAACATTGTTGCTGAAATAGCGAAAGCCAGAGTCAGCGACGCTGTTAAAGATTCTGTACAAAAGTACATTGGAGATATGACATGGGAGTCGGCCTCGACCTGGATGGATGAAATCAAGGGCAATTCAAAATACGATTACATGAAGCCCTGGCATTACGTCAACATTGAAAAAGGGATGTCGTATGACAGTACTTTTGGTGGAGGCAATAACGTGGCACAGCAACTCATCATTGCCATACGTAACCTGAGACACAAATCTACACTGACCTCCGAACAAATCAGTTTTAATCTGAAAGTAGTGTTCCATTTAATTGGTGACCTGCATCAGC
Proteins encoded:
- a CDS encoding PorV/PorQ family protein, with product MNKFKKYVAIATLLCTTAMPMSSLFAGNDDRVGEAGAQELLINPWARSSGWGGVGTACTRGLEAMYTNIAGCAFTQKTELIFSHTIWLQGSGVGINTFGITQRVGETSVIGLGVMSMSFGDIDVTTVDLPEGGLGKFTPNLTNINLSYSKMFSNSIYGGLNIKVVSEKIANLSVQGFCFDAGIQYITGENENIMFGIALKNVGPRMKFSGDGLSFRTNMPGGQSGQMTIENRSAEFEVPTSLNIGGAYDIRISDAHHLTVAANFTSNSFSKDQFMLGLEYRLMQYLMLRGAYTYETGITGSAPDRTTWLTGPSGGLTVQVPFNKAKGSSFAVDYSYRATNPFNGIHSIGARINL
- the greA gene encoding transcription elongation factor GreA; its protein translation is MAEARNFTKEGLESLKKELDILMSVERQKISKMIAEARDKGDLSENAEYDAAKNAQGMLELKIAKMKSILNNAKVIDESKLDLNKVLILCTVEIKNLKNGATMKYTLVPENEANLKEGKLSVGSPIAAGLLGKKVGDKVEIKVPAGIIPFEIINISRLT
- a CDS encoding HIT family protein, producing the protein MATIFSRIISGEIPCHKVAENDHYFAFLDINPLAAGHTLVVPKKETDYIFDMDDADYLGLCAFAKTVARGIEKVVPCKRIGIAVIGLEVPHAHIHLVPMNSMSDIDFKKPKLKFTADEFSVIAAEIAAAI
- a CDS encoding DUF3109 family protein — encoded protein: MIIIDNTVISDDLLEVLFCCDLPQCNGSCCIEGDAGAPLTTDEIKIIGDSLELIKPYMESDGVEVVDTDGVYTTDTEGKKVTPLIKGGECAFVLWENGIAGCAIEKAHLAGMIEFQKPISCHLYPVRLLEYDDFTAVNVHRWHICADAFQKGKAEGIPLHRFLKTALIRRFGIEWFNDLEKEYYSKNALR
- the ispE gene encoding 4-(cytidine 5'-diphospho)-2-C-methyl-D-erythritol kinase, which codes for MIRFPNCKINIGLNIVSKRSDGYHDIESIFIPVNWCDVLEIIPASDSIPRLFLSGIELDGETEDNLCFKAFRLLEKSVHIPPVHIHLLKNIPSGAGLGGGSSDGAFTLLMLDELFGLGIGTAELKNIALQLGSDCPFFIDNIPALATGRGDILSPITISLRGLHIVIIKPPVHVSTALAYSKVVLGKTFASLASAITKPIPEWRNNIVNDFESPVFAAHPILASIKEDLYRQGALYASMSGSGSAVYGIFKEKPGPEIGFPGCTSWQAPL
- a CDS encoding LptF/LptG family permease is translated as MKKIDLYIIRKFLGTFFLSMSLIIIIVVIFDLSENIDDLIETRAPLSGIIFDYYLNFIPYFVNLFSPLFTFIAVVFFTSQMATRTEIVAILGGGISFRRMLVPYLIGALFLTVMSFYLANFLIPLTNKNMLAFKNTYIRNKYHNTNTNIHMQISPGTFIYVQRYSVETNTGYNFTMEKFNSGSMFYKMNAARIIYDSSTSRWTINDYSIRLVNGMQERLVFGRKMDTALNLTPGDFYRKDDNMDVMNFSQLRTFIDEEKMKGSDNIRLYEVEKHRRIAFPFASIVLTIIGVSVSSRKVRGGIGLHIAFGMAITFSFVLFLRVTETFATYGNLPPFLAVWLPNVVYGLLGLYLLRIAPK
- a CDS encoding S1/P1 nuclease, encoding MTKKTVLFFVFFLLCARLTFGYGWLGHNIVAEIAKARVSDAVKDSVQKYIGDMTWESASTWMDEIKGNSKYDYMKPWHYVNIEKGMSYDSTFGGGNNVAQQLIIAIRNLRHKSTLTSEQISFNLKVVFHLIGDLHQPLHVGYGIDRGGNNVEVIFNEKKENLHRIWDTDIIEYKNINLVKVQELLANTPPASIAKMGEGSVIDWMTATRSSLVDVYAYTSPVTEAYINKGAIIIETQLMTGGVQLANILNEVFGK